The nucleotide window GGCCCGTCTCGCTATCGGGCGTCACCGAATCCGTCGTGACGACGCTTGGACCGAACGACCTGTGGAACGCCGCGCCGCTGGGGCTGTTCGCCAACGGCGACGGACCCATCACCGCGCGAACGTGGGGGAAGACCCGTACTCGAGGCAACTTCCACCGACAGGGCGAGGCCTACGTCCAGTTCGTCGACGACCCCGTCGTCTTCGCCGACGCCGCACTCTCGATCGTCGAAGGCGAGGAGCCGATCCTCGAGGCCGCGAACGCGTGGGCCCGGGTCACCGTCGAGTCGCTCGAGTCGGGCACCGACGACGGAACTGACTGGGAGCGGTGGGCACTGCACCCCGTTGACGCCGAGATCCGCCGCGAGCGCGTGCCGACGATCGACCGCGGCTTCGGGGCCGTCATCGAGGCCACCGTCGCCGCCTCGAGACTCGGCGTTTCGGGCTACGACGACGACGACCTTCGCGACCGCCTCGAGTACTACGCGTCGGTCGTCGACCGCGCCGGCAGCACGCGCGAGCGCGAGGCGCTCGAGCGCGTGCGCGACCATTCGTCCTGGTGACGAATATTACAGCGGTGACGAGCCACACGCGGGACGAGGGTTTTGTCGATGGATGTGGTATCCCGTGTCGTGTCATCTGGAACTGTCAACTTGCGCCGAGGACGCGAGGAGTCGTCCGACACGGCTCGCGTCGAGCGCCGCGGTTTTGGAGGTCGGTAACCGGTGTCGATCCACGTCGACCTCGACCTCATCGCCCTCGTCGCGGCCATCGTCGGATTCGGCGTCGCGGCCCAGTTTCTCGCCGCGAAGTACCGCGTTCCCAGCGTGCTGTTTCTCATCGTCGCGGGCATCGTCATCGGTCCCGAAGGACTTGAGATCGTTACGACCGAGACTTTCGGGGATGCGCTCTCGACCATCGTCGGCGTGAGCGTCGCCATCATCGTCTTCGAGGGCTCGTTTCGACTCGAGTTCGAGACCATTCGAGACGCGCCGCGGGCGGTCGGATGGTTGGTTACGGTCGGTGCAGTGTTGACATTCGTCGGGACCGCCGTGACCGTTCGGCTGTTGCTCGGGCCGAGTTGGGACATCGCATTTCTCGTCGGTGCACTCTTGGTCGCGACCGGGCCGACGGTCATCACGCCGATCCTTGCGGTGGTTCCGGTCCGCGAAGCGGTCGCGATGACGCTCGAGACGGAAGGGATCGTCAACGACGTCACCGCCGCCATCCTCGCGATCGTCCTCTTTAAAGCGATGACAGCTCAGGAACT belongs to Natronorubrum aibiense and includes:
- a CDS encoding DUF447 domain-containing protein, with amino-acid sequence MNGDHGHDDNGEPTDSADWPVSLSGVTESVVTTLGPNDLWNAAPLGLFANGDGPITARTWGKTRTRGNFHRQGEAYVQFVDDPVVFADAALSIVEGEEPILEAANAWARVTVESLESGTDDGTDWERWALHPVDAEIRRERVPTIDRGFGAVIEATVAASRLGVSGYDDDDLRDRLEYYASVVDRAGSTREREALERVRDHSSW